From the Winogradskyella forsetii genome, the window ACCGATAGAATCCCGATAGCTATCGGGAGCGAGGACTTTCTTAAGTAGGCTAGAACTAGCAATGAATTATATACGCTGTTAGCAGTTCATTTTTATTTTTTCATAATAAATCTCAGTTTTTCTTTTTTGAATTTATATTCAATTTCCTCAAAATTTCTTTTTTCAATTATTTCTCTTTCTTTAGGGTCAATTACAAAACTAACTTTAGTAATCCAAGTATTTGAAACATTCGAAAAGTCAGAGTCAATTTCTTTTTCATCAGAATCAATTTCAATTTCATAATCTTCCGTCAGTATATTTATTTTAGTTCCTCGAGTTGTTTTTAAGTCAAAATGACTCAGAATAGTAGAGTTCATAAATAAAAAACCATTTAACTCCTGAAAATTCACCCAAAATTGACCTTGCCTTGATTCAGCTATTTTAATTCCAGAAATATTATTAATTTTCTCTTCAGTATGAGTGTCAACGTGCAATCTTTCCATTGCTCTTATATTTCCAAGAGCTGCTAAAATTTCATCTTTTTTTCTTAAAATATTCATTTCATTGAATTTTTACATGAGTTTTGCTAAATGACTGCAATCTCGCTATATAATAACTTTTATTCGTTATATCCTGAAATATTTCAGGAAAATTCATAAGCGCAAAACAGGAATTTTTATAGACTACGTTGTGATTGTGTACTTTTATTTTCTATCGCAGCTTTCAGTTTTTTATAATTTTTGTCAATATAATAGAAATTTGGTAAAATTATTTTAGAAATTTTTCCATTCAAGTTATATAATATTACTCCATTTTCTAAAGATGAAATATTTTCAATTCGGATTGGGTCAGATAGATGATCGAGGTACAGGAAATCTTTGTCAAATGAAAGATCTGTCGGTTTAGGGACTTGTTTTTTTAAAATAAAAATTCCAAAAAGTACAAATATTGAACAAAATACGATGGCTCCTACCTCTTGTGCTATTATACAGTATATCAAAAATGTGATTCCACCAACAACTATTACTCGGGCGGTTAGATATTGAAAAAAATATAGTGTAGAGTCAATCTTTTTATTCATTTTTTCCTTTCAAAATTTGATTTGATGTACCGTTTTGGCATTAAATGGTCTGGTGCACATTTCGTTGCGTGTTTAAGCACCCAATTTAGCAAATAACGTCCGAATAGAAAATCCGCAAGTCCCAAAATATTGGGATTTGTAATTAGGCTTGCACTAGCAATTAATTTTATACAGAGTTCGCACAGTATTTATTCCTTACATATTTTTCCATTCATAACTTCAATTTCTCCTTTAACATCTAATGTTGCTTTAAAGTAAAAACATCTTCCTTCTATTTTTACCATTTCAGTTAAAATTCCGTTATTATCATTGACAAATTTTTGGTATTCGGATAGCTCCATTTTCGATTCGTCATATTTTACTCGATAAGTACAGTCGTCAATCCATTCAATTTTTTCATATGGACTTTTATTAAAATCCATTCCAAGAGTATTTTCTGGATCTTCAACTATTTCCCTTTGTTCATTTTCATTTCTAATTATTCGATATGTCAGAACAGTTTCATTATCAGCAGGAACATAGAAGTTTCCATTTTTAAAATCCAAACAAGTTAATTCTTGAGCAAAAGAGTTTATGCCTATTAAAAGCAATGTAAGAAGTAGGGTTTTCGTTTTTTTCATAATATGTGTATGATTTCGTAGCTTGTTTAGGCACCTAATTTAGCAAATAAAACTGAATAGAAAATCCACAAGTTCCTACACTTAGGGATTCATAAATACGCAAGAACGAAACAATTTTTAATACACGATTTATTATAAGTAGTTTTATTTTATTATCTCTTTTATTATTCTGCCCAATGCTCCTTTCGTTCCGTCTGTCACGGTTTTATCAGCAGATGGAAAATCCCAATAGGAATTTCCCATATGAGTATTATGTTTTGTGTGCAATAATAAACTTCCATTCGCATCATAATATTGCATTTCTACTTCCGTGTCTTCACTAACTCCAATCGGAATAAACATACTGCTATACTTTACGTTCAAAAATTTTAGTTGAGTTAATATCATACCATCTAATTGGTTGTCCACACAAAGATTTTTAATTTCATCCGCATGTACGCTTTCAAATCCGTCAAAATTTTCAACAACTATTTTATCTGACTTTATGTTTTGCGTTGCAAGTTGGTTTGTCATTGTACTGTCATATATTTTCGCACTTCCTTTTACTATTTTGTCCATGATATCCTCGTTTGCAACTTGACTAAATCCGACTTTGGTCGGCTTATTAAAATCCGTTTCCGTTCTGTAAAGGGTTTTAGTTCCCATTGCACCACAACTTACTAGTACGATTGATAAAATCATTAAAACGAATTTTGATGTATTTCTCATAGTTTCTCTTAATTTATTTAAAACTGTTTTTATATGAAAGATTGCGGGTTTGGATGCGAGGATTTTTTAAAAGAAAATCAAAAGCCAGCAGTGCCATACAGCATAAGCTAGAGCTTTTTTAATGTTATTTTCGGTTTAAATACAATTCCTTTGCAAGCATTTAGGTTTTCATTGTATTTACTATTTTCCTCTGCATTATAGTCCGTTTTATAAGTGTCGTATCCTTTTTTTGAAACCTGAAAATTTGCATAACAGTAAACAAATGGCAAATCAAGTGGTGTATGAAACCATTCAATTTTAGATTTTTCGCTAAGTTCGAAATTCCCATTTAAGTCAGTCGTATCCGTTTGTGATTTAAATAGTTCATAGTCATTATTTTTTAGCTCCTTTTCTTCAATACGTGCGACTATGGCGTTTTGAATCGGGTTTCCATTTTGGTCAATGACCTGTCCAGTTATTTTAGGTAGATATATGACCTTTTCCGGTCGAATAAATAGGCCTATCAAAAATAGCAGAATAGCAATTATTATAATATTTCCGATTTTTTTCATGAATGATCGCTAACGGATTTTTATATGGAAAGTTGGGTTTCTGTGTGCGAAGATTTTCCGTAGGAAAATCCGATGCGAGCAAACAAAGTAACTAGCATTGGTTGAGAATAAAATAGCTATTTTTATATACTACGTTGTGCTTGTGTACTTTTATTTTCTATCGCAGCTTTCAGTTTTTTATAATTTTTGTCAATATAATAGAAATTTGGTAAATTTATTTTAGAAATTTTTCCATTCACGTTATATACTATTACGCCATTTTCTAAAGCTGAAATATCCTCAATTCGGATTGGGTCAGATAGATTATCGAGGTACAGGAAATCTTTGTCAAATGAAAGATCTGTCGGTTTAGGGACTTGTTTTATTAAAATAAAAATTACAAAAAGCACAAATATTGAACAAAAAATGATGGCTCCTACCTCTTGTGCTATTATACTGTAAATCAAAAATGCAATTCCACCAACAACTATTACTCGGGCGGTTAGATATTGAAAAAAATATAGTGTAGAGTCAATCTTTTTATTCATTTTTCCCTTTCAAAATTTGATTTGATGTACCGTTTTGGCATTAAATTGGTCTGGTGTACATTTCGTTGCATGTTTTAAAACCCAATTTAGCAAATAAATCAAAGATAGAAAGTCCAAGCCTTTCCTAAGTAAGCTCTAAATGCAATGAATTATAAACATTGATGCCCACAGTATTTATTCACGCTGCGAGTTTAGACAATTCTGATTGTAATAATCTAAAACTTCCCATAATTTGTCATTCGAAAACTCTTTATTTTCTACTTTTTCAATTAATGAGTGACAGTTTTTAAAGTATTTTTTCATAGATTTCTTGAAACCTTTTGCAAAAGGTAAACCTTTAGTGTATAAATGTTCAATTTGCTCACTTTCTCCAATACCAACATAATAACTGTATCTGGGAATATTGACTATTATGAAGCTATTACGAGGTCTTTGTCCAACACTTATTTTCTGACCATTATCTAATTCAATAGTTTGCACAGGTTCATTTCCAATTATGGGTATCGGCTCGTTAGAAAATGAATTGGATAAAACACTTCCTTCATAAATCCTAACATATAGACTTAAACTATCAATTGAAACTATTTCAACAATCTCTGGATATTTTTCACCATCTATATATTTATATCTGAATTTTCTATAATAGTTATTTTCAAGGATATTTATTCCAACGATTTCTTTTGATTTATAAGTTCGGTATTTGAGAGTGTCATTCTTAAATTTAACAGAAACAATAGATGATATACCGCTTATCTTTCCAATTCCATTAATGCGAGAACTATCTTTTAAAATTAATACTGATTTGCCTTGTTGTCCAAAAGTTAAACTGCTTAGGGCAAGCAAAAATATAATTGACAATTCTCTCATAATTTTGGGTTTCATATTGTGGGCAACATCTATGTATATGGAAAGTTGCGTGTTTGTGTGCAAGGATTTTCCGAAGGAAA encodes:
- a CDS encoding carboxypeptidase-like regulatory domain-containing protein; amino-acid sequence: MKKIGNIIIIAILLFLIGLFIRPEKVIYLPKITGQVIDQNGNPIQNAIVARIEEKELKNNDYELFKSQTDTTDLNGNFELSEKSKIEWFHTPLDLPFVYCYANFQVSKKGYDTYKTDYNAEENSKYNENLNACKGIVFKPKITLKKL